A window of Dickeya zeae NCPPB 2538 contains these coding sequences:
- the ptrA gene encoding pitrilysin, producing the protein MRTFCVWFSVLLLFFWLPLSQASDGWQPLPQTIRKSENDVRQYQAIRLDNGMTVLLVSDAQATRSLAALALPVGSLDNPPQQPGLAHYLEHMLLMGSKRYPQTDGLAEFLKMHGGSHNASTASYRTAFYLEVENDALQPAVDRLADAIAEPLLDPINADRERHAVNAELTMARARDGLRMAQVGAETINPAHPGSRFAGGNLETLSDKPGSKLHDELVAFYQRYYSANLMKGVIYGKQPLPALATIATSTFGRIANHQASVPPITTPVVTDEQRGLFIHYVPAQPRKQLKIEFRVDNNSPAFRSKTDTYISYLIGNRSQNTLSDWLQKQGLAESIRASSDPMSERNSGVFNISVDLTDKGLEQQDDVIAAVFSYLDKLRNDGIQSRYFEEISRVLNIDFRYPSLNRDMGYVEWLVDTMLRLPVEYTLEGPYLADRFDPEAIRSRLSGMTPPNARIWVISPEQPHDKEAYFVGAPYQVDKIGDARMTKWQQMSQSLALSLPTPNPYIPDDFSLITADAAITHPRKVVDQPGLRVFYMPSRHFASEPKADITVMLRNRMANDSARHQVLFALNDYLAGVALDALSYQASVGGISFSTSSNDGLVMTASGYTQHLPELLLTLVEQYASFNSTQEQLEQAKSWYAEQLDASEKAKAYEQAMFPIQGLSSVPYSERSERRNVLKDITLQELMEYRKALLQQATPEMLVVGNLAQERVVSLSYNLHERLSCGGTQWWRGQSVSISQSQKATLQRAGSSTDSALAAVYIPAGYGEVQSAAYSKLLGQIIHPWFFNQLRTDEQLGYAVFATPVSIDRQWGIAFLLQSNNKQPAYLYQRYQDFFAKAEQRLTAMSAETFAQNKQGLINALSQPPQTLDEEAARLRGDLDRENFAFDTRQQLIGQLASISSAQLTDFFRQALHPQGLAILSQISGSASGHVDYARPSEWQFYASTSALQQTLPLKPAEQKQTETQ; encoded by the coding sequence ATGCGGACATTTTGTGTGTGGTTTAGCGTACTGCTGTTGTTTTTCTGGTTACCGCTCTCTCAGGCCTCGGACGGTTGGCAGCCACTGCCGCAGACGATACGAAAGAGTGAGAATGATGTAAGGCAGTATCAGGCGATACGGCTCGACAACGGGATGACGGTACTGCTGGTTTCTGATGCTCAGGCTACTCGCTCACTGGCGGCGCTAGCGTTACCAGTAGGCTCGCTGGATAACCCCCCGCAGCAACCTGGGTTGGCCCATTATCTGGAACATATGTTGCTGATGGGGTCGAAACGCTATCCACAGACCGATGGATTGGCCGAGTTTTTGAAAATGCATGGCGGCAGTCACAATGCCAGCACGGCTTCTTACCGCACGGCGTTTTACCTTGAGGTGGAGAATGACGCGTTACAACCTGCGGTTGACCGACTGGCGGATGCGATAGCTGAACCGCTACTCGACCCCATCAACGCTGATCGTGAACGTCATGCGGTCAATGCGGAATTGACTATGGCGCGTGCTCGTGACGGGTTGCGTATGGCGCAGGTCGGGGCGGAAACCATCAACCCGGCACATCCCGGTTCCCGCTTTGCAGGCGGCAATCTGGAAACCCTGAGTGATAAGCCCGGCAGTAAGCTGCATGATGAGCTGGTGGCGTTCTACCAGCGTTATTACTCCGCCAATCTGATGAAAGGCGTGATTTATGGCAAGCAGCCGTTACCAGCGCTGGCGACTATTGCGACCTCGACATTTGGGCGGATTGCGAATCATCAGGCGAGTGTGCCGCCGATTACCACACCGGTAGTCACGGATGAGCAACGCGGGCTGTTTATTCACTATGTTCCGGCGCAACCCCGCAAGCAGTTAAAAATTGAGTTTCGGGTTGATAACAACAGTCCGGCATTTCGCAGTAAAACGGATACCTACATCAGTTATCTGATTGGTAATCGTAGTCAAAATACGCTTTCTGACTGGTTGCAGAAGCAGGGGCTGGCCGAGTCCATTCGTGCCAGCTCTGATCCGATGTCCGAGCGTAACAGCGGCGTATTCAATATCAGTGTCGATTTGACTGACAAGGGACTGGAACAGCAGGATGATGTGATTGCCGCCGTATTCAGCTATCTGGATAAACTGCGCAACGACGGCATTCAGTCGCGTTACTTCGAAGAGATCTCGCGGGTGCTCAACATTGACTTTCGCTACCCCTCCCTGAACCGTGATATGGGGTATGTGGAATGGCTGGTGGATACCATGTTGCGTCTGCCGGTGGAGTACACCCTTGAAGGGCCTTATCTGGCCGATCGTTTTGATCCTGAAGCTATCAGAAGCCGGTTGTCGGGCATGACGCCACCGAATGCCCGCATTTGGGTGATAAGCCCGGAACAACCCCATGACAAAGAAGCCTATTTTGTCGGCGCACCTTATCAGGTGGATAAAATCGGTGACGCCAGAATGACGAAGTGGCAGCAAATGAGCCAATCGTTGGCGCTCAGCTTACCGACACCTAACCCTTATATCCCGGATGATTTTTCACTGATCACGGCTGATGCGGCGATTACGCACCCCAGGAAAGTGGTCGATCAGCCGGGGTTGCGGGTGTTTTACATGCCAAGCCGCCATTTTGCCAGCGAACCCAAAGCCGATATCACCGTGATGTTGCGTAACCGCATGGCGAATGATTCTGCCCGCCACCAAGTGCTGTTCGCCCTGAACGACTATCTGGCGGGTGTCGCGCTGGATGCACTCAGTTATCAGGCTTCAGTTGGCGGTATCAGCTTTTCGACTAGCAGTAATGACGGGTTGGTGATGACAGCCAGCGGCTATACCCAGCACCTGCCAGAATTACTGCTGACACTGGTCGAGCAGTATGCCAGTTTCAATTCGACGCAAGAGCAACTGGAGCAGGCGAAATCCTGGTACGCCGAGCAGCTCGACGCTAGCGAGAAGGCTAAAGCCTATGAACAGGCGATGTTCCCCATTCAGGGGTTATCAAGCGTACCGTATAGCGAGCGAAGCGAACGACGTAATGTGCTCAAGGACATCACGCTGCAGGAGCTGATGGAATACCGTAAGGCGTTGTTGCAGCAGGCGACGCCGGAGATGCTGGTGGTGGGTAATCTGGCTCAAGAGCGAGTGGTCAGCCTGTCGTATAACCTGCATGAACGCCTGAGCTGCGGGGGTACGCAGTGGTGGCGCGGGCAATCTGTCAGCATTAGCCAGTCACAAAAGGCTACGTTGCAGCGTGCAGGCAGCAGCACCGATTCAGCGCTGGCGGCGGTCTATATTCCGGCGGGATATGGCGAAGTACAGAGTGCGGCGTACAGCAAGCTGCTAGGGCAGATTATTCATCCCTGGTTCTTTAATCAATTGCGGACTGATGAGCAATTGGGATATGCCGTGTTTGCCACACCAGTTTCTATTGACCGGCAGTGGGGGATTGCGTTCCTGTTGCAAAGCAATAACAAGCAACCCGCTTACCTTTACCAGCGCTATCAGGACTTTTTTGCCAAGGCCGAGCAGCGGTTGACCGCGATGAGCGCTGAGACTTTTGCCCAGAATAAGCAAGGGCTTATCAATGCGCTCAGTCAGCCACCCCAAACGCTGGATGAAGAAGCGGCCCGCTTGCGTGGCGATCTGGACCGGGAGAACTTTGCCTTCGATACCCGCCAGCAGTTGATCGGGCAACTGGCGTCCATCTCGTCGGCACAATTAACGGACTTTTTCCGGCAGGCGTTGCATCCGCAAGGGCTGGCCATTTTGTCCCAGATTTCCGGGAGTGCGAGTGGGCATGTTGACTATGCCCGGCCATCAGAGTGGCAATTCTATGCCTCAACGTCCGCGCTGCAACAGACGTTACCACTAAAGCCCGCTGAGCAAAAACAGACGGAAACGCAGTAA
- the argA gene encoding amino-acid N-acetyltransferase: protein MKERSTELVQGFRHSVPYINAHRGKTFVIMLGGEAIEHENFTKIVNDIGLLHSLGIKLVVVYGARPQIDANLMAHHYEPRYHKHTRVTDSTTLELVKQAAGMLQLDITARLSMSLLNTPLQGAHINVVSGNFIIAQPLGVDDGVDYCHSGRIRRIDEEALHRQLDSGAIVLLGPVAVSVTGESFNLTSEEVATQLAIKLKAEKMIGFCASQGVTNVEGNIVSELLPDEAQLRIQSLEDAGDYNSEVVRFLRGAVKACRSGVRRSHLISYQEDGALLQELFSRDGIGTQIVMESAEQIRRATINDIGGILELIRPLEQQGILVRRSREQLEMEIDKFTVVVRDNLTIACAALYPFPEESIGEMACVAVHPEYRNSSRGDQLLHHISVQARQQGLKRLFVLTTHSIHWFQERGFQPAEVEVLPKRKQELYNYQRRSKILVIDL, encoded by the coding sequence GTGAAGGAACGTAGTACAGAACTGGTTCAAGGCTTCCGCCACTCAGTTCCTTACATCAACGCACATCGTGGTAAAACGTTTGTCATCATGCTCGGCGGCGAGGCCATCGAACACGAAAACTTTACCAAAATTGTTAATGATATCGGCCTGTTACACAGTCTGGGTATCAAGCTGGTGGTGGTTTATGGCGCACGCCCCCAGATAGATGCGAATCTGATGGCCCATCACTATGAACCTCGCTACCACAAGCACACCCGTGTAACGGACAGCACTACGCTGGAGCTGGTGAAACAGGCAGCCGGTATGCTGCAACTGGATATCACCGCACGGCTGTCGATGAGTCTGCTGAACACGCCGTTGCAGGGTGCGCACATCAATGTGGTCAGTGGTAACTTTATCATCGCCCAGCCTCTTGGGGTGGATGATGGCGTAGATTACTGCCACAGCGGACGTATCCGCCGCATTGACGAAGAAGCGTTACATCGTCAGTTAGACAGCGGTGCCATCGTGTTGCTGGGACCGGTAGCGGTTTCCGTCACTGGCGAAAGTTTCAATCTGACCTCAGAAGAAGTCGCCACCCAGTTGGCTATCAAGCTCAAAGCCGAGAAGATGATTGGCTTTTGCGCCTCTCAGGGGGTCACGAATGTCGAAGGCAACATCGTATCGGAGTTGCTGCCCGACGAAGCCCAGTTGCGCATTCAATCACTGGAAGACGCGGGCGACTACAATTCCGAAGTCGTACGCTTCCTGCGCGGAGCGGTGAAAGCCTGCCGCAGCGGAGTACGCCGCAGCCATTTGATAAGTTATCAGGAAGATGGCGCGTTGCTACAGGAACTGTTCTCCCGTGACGGCATCGGTACCCAAATTGTGATGGAAAGCGCCGAGCAAATCCGCCGGGCAACCATCAACGATATCGGTGGGATTCTGGAGCTGATCCGCCCGCTGGAACAACAGGGTATTCTGGTGCGTCGCTCTCGCGAGCAACTGGAAATGGAGATCGACAAATTCACCGTCGTGGTCCGCGACAATCTGACCATTGCCTGTGCCGCACTCTATCCGTTTCCAGAGGAGAGTATCGGTGAAATGGCCTGCGTAGCGGTCCACCCGGAATACCGCAACTCATCGCGTGGCGATCAGTTGCTGCATCACATCTCCGTGCAAGCGCGCCAGCAAGGGTTAAAACGCTTGTTTGTATTGACCACCCACAGCATTCACTGGTTTCAGGAACGTGGTTTCCAGCCAGCGGAAGTGGAGGTGTTGCCAAAACGTAAGCAAGAGCTTTACAACTACCAACGTCGCTCCAAGATTCTGGTCATCGATCTGTAA
- the amiC gene encoding N-acetylmuramoyl-L-alanine amidase AmiC yields the protein MSDPKHHLTRRHLLQGAAATWLLSISGVGLAATSQVIAVRVWPSSAYSRVTLESSQPLKYRQFMLEHPDRLVVDIENASLNSVLKNAGRQFERPDPFIKTARAGQFDKNTVRLVLELRQKVNPKLFTLAPVAGFRHRLVMDLYPAAGRYDNADDPLLALLEDYNKGDLERTLPPERPNDGKGGRERPLIIMLDPGHGGEDPGAIGKNRTREKDVVLQIARRLKALIERERNMKVYMTRNEDVFIPLKVRVAKARKQRADLFVSIHADAFSNRSARGSSVFALSKKGATSSAARYLAQTQNESDLIGGVSLSGDHYLDSTMFDMVQTATINDSLKFGKEILHRLGTVNHLHKNSVDQAGFAVLKAPDIPSVLVETAFISNLEEERKLRTSRFQQQVAQSIMDGIKAYFAAQAR from the coding sequence ATGTCTGATCCGAAACACCATCTGACCCGTCGTCATTTATTGCAGGGCGCCGCCGCCACCTGGTTATTGAGTATCAGTGGCGTGGGGCTTGCCGCTACCTCGCAGGTGATTGCTGTGCGAGTGTGGCCCTCTTCAGCGTATAGCCGCGTGACGCTGGAATCCAGCCAGCCGCTCAAGTACCGGCAATTTATGCTGGAACACCCTGACCGGCTGGTCGTCGATATTGAAAATGCTTCGCTAAACAGTGTGCTGAAAAATGCGGGGCGACAATTCGAGCGGCCAGATCCCTTCATCAAGACGGCACGGGCCGGGCAATTCGATAAAAATACCGTGCGTCTGGTGCTGGAGTTGCGCCAGAAGGTTAACCCCAAGCTGTTTACGCTGGCTCCGGTCGCGGGCTTTCGGCATCGTCTGGTCATGGATTTGTATCCAGCAGCTGGGCGTTATGATAATGCGGATGATCCGCTACTGGCCTTGCTGGAGGATTACAATAAAGGTGATCTGGAGCGGACGCTGCCACCAGAAAGGCCTAACGATGGTAAGGGCGGGCGTGAAAGACCGCTGATTATTATGCTGGATCCGGGGCACGGTGGCGAAGACCCCGGCGCTATCGGTAAAAATCGAACCCGTGAAAAAGATGTGGTGCTGCAAATTGCCCGTCGCCTGAAAGCGCTGATTGAGCGTGAACGCAACATGAAAGTCTACATGACCCGCAATGAGGATGTGTTCATTCCGCTGAAGGTACGGGTCGCCAAAGCGCGTAAACAGCGTGCCGATTTGTTTGTCTCTATCCATGCCGATGCCTTTTCAAACCGCTCAGCTCGCGGTTCTTCCGTGTTTGCGTTGTCTAAAAAAGGCGCGACCAGTTCAGCGGCGCGTTATCTGGCACAAACGCAGAATGAATCGGATTTGATAGGGGGCGTGAGTCTCAGTGGTGATCACTATTTAGACAGCACGATGTTTGACATGGTGCAAACCGCGACCATTAACGATAGCCTGAAGTTTGGTAAGGAGATCTTGCACAGGCTGGGAACCGTCAATCATCTGCATAAAAACAGTGTTGATCAGGCTGGTTTTGCGGTGCTGAAAGCGCCGGATATTCCATCCGTATTGGTGGAAACGGCATTCATCAGTAATCTGGAGGAAGAGCGTAAGCTGCGAACCAGTCGTTTTCAGCAGCAGGTAGCACAATCTATTATGGATGGGATAAAGGCTTATTTTGCAGCGCAGGCGCGTTAG